The genomic DNA AGCAGTTCGCTTTTGGAACTCGCGGAACAAGCCGGTGTCACCATTCGTTCTGCTTGTCGAGTGGGAGCTTGCGGAGCCTGTAAGGTAGCTACTCGTGATGGAAAAGTGCAGTACGATAATCGCCCGCCTGCCCTGACCCCGGCTGATGAGGAAGTTGGCTATGCCCTTGCCTGTGTTGCCCGTCCGGCTGGTGCCTTGGTGGTCGAGGCTTAGTGAGGGGAAGTGGGGTGCGTCGATTGAACAAGCGGTTAACCCAGAACATTCGGCGGTAGTCAGAGAAAATATTTGAACAATCAGGCAACAGCATTTAGGGGAAATCTGCTCCCCTTTTTTTATGTTCAATCAAAAAGAGTCAAATAAAGAAATGTTAAATAAAGAACGCTACATTAAAAAATGTCAAATAAAAACACTAAATCAAAAAAGGCTTAACGAGAAGCGTTAAACCCTTTACCTAAAATAGCTTTATAGAAGCAGTTGAGAAGCAATTAAGAAGCAATTGAGAAGCAATCGCAGTATTTCGCTGAGATACGATCGCAGTAGCGTCACCTGAATAAACTTGAGAACTTCAAAGCCCCTCTCGCGCTTGGAGCACGGCAAACGATAAGTGGAGGATTGAGGAGGCGTTAGGAGTCACGCTACCCCGCTAAGGATTGAGGTGTACACCGTAGCCAAACCTGGGAGATTGAGGGAGCGTCAGGAGTTTTGAATTCCCTAACCAGGATTTGAGTGTACACCGTAGCCCTTTCCGAGGAGAAATCTTCAGGCAAGCTAGAAGAGAACGATCGCCTCTTTGCCTTCCTGCACATCAGAGCCAGCGACGTAAAACGCCTGCGGGTAAATCCAATGGGTATCCATCGGTCCGTGAATTTGGATTCCGGTCATGACTGCGTACTTAAACACCGATTGGTCTAAGGTGTTCAGCAATTGATCAACGTCATTAAAAATAATTTGAGCGGCAAGCTTTGTAATTTCAACTAAATCAGGTTTGTCGCCGTAGTTGATGGTAGACAGCACTTTCTGGCGAATAATCGTCTGCTCGATATCCTGCATATCCATTTCGAGCTTTGGACTGCTGAACTCCAGCTCTTTAACGATCGTGTCTAGCGCTCCGCAGGCTCGCGAGATTTTTTCAATGCCGCTGCGGTGAATTTTGCCCAGTTCGCCTTCCTCGGAGATGGCAATGTGAGGCATCGCATAGAAGATAAACCGACGGGTGCCATTGGTAATAGGCGTGTGGTCAACCGCTGCCGCCAGTCCCGTTTTGCCCATCATAATGAATCCAGCCAGACTGCAACAGTTAAAAGTTTTGCCCCAGTGACGCATCACCTCGACAAACAGAGTATCTGCTATTTCATCCCGGCAGCTCGAAACCATTGCCATCGTATTTTCATCACAAAACCCATATTGGCTCAAACACTGATAGGTTTTGGACATATAGTCGGTAATGGGTAAAGCACCCGGAAAATGCGCTTGCAGTGCTTCCTGAAAGGCGGGATACATCTCTGCGCGATAGGCATTCCCTCTCGGAAAGGGGGGATAGTGAGATAGCGTAAAGGGGAAGACACTGGAGGGCAGGTCATTTGCCGATCGCACCTCATGAATACCCTTTGCCGCCTCTAGCGCAAATTCGATCGCCCCCTGAATCCATCGCTGGTCAAGCTGGCTACAGTAGTCTCCCGCAAAATAGACCCGTCCCTCCGGCATGACTTTAGGACTGTGGCTAGACTGACTTCCCGGCTTGGGCAGTGCCCGTCCCCCTCTTGCATCAGCGGCATCCCATCGGTGATAGAGTATCGCCTCCAGACTGCGATCGGACGACGGATAAAGGGCTGCTAACGTGGCAATTCCCTGCTGCAACCAAAACTCTTTGGATATTTCTGCAACAGGATTAGGACTGTTCCAGGTGCGGCTTAGAAGCAACAATCTTCGTCCGGTTTCCTGTCCTTGCGGGAGGAATTGAATATTGTGGAAGGGAAAATCTGATATCAGACGATCGTTCTTAATCCCTTCCCCAAACTCATCGCGATATTGCAGTAGGAGCTGAACCGAAGAATCGTAGCTGCAATCCTCAATGGCGGTGCGTTTACGAGTGGAGAACGGAGGCGTAACCTCAATCTGTTCCAGGGCGCTAAAGGGAACGGCAAGAATCAGATAATCAGCGGTTTCCTGAAATTGTCCTGCCAGGGTGTTGTAAACGACAGAAACATCCTCAACCGTATTTTTGATTGCCACCACCGATGCACCGAATCGAATATTTCCCCTCAGATCGGGCAGGAAGGCATTCGGCAAGGCATCCGCACCGCCGGGAAGGTACAGCATGTCTGCCTGGGTGGCGATGGACTGATCCCGCAAAAAACTGATGAAGGAGGCATCCAAATAAAATTCGATTCCATTCAGTGCCGCCAGTCGATCGATATCCTCCGCAGACCAGCGGGCATGGCGCAGATAATCTCGCACCGAGAAGCGATCGTAATGGGTGGTAATATCTTCCCAGGCGGCTTCCTGCTGCTCCTGAATTAGCTCATAGAAGGGATTTAACGTCGCTTTGAGCAAATCTTCGAGCAATGGCTTCTCCGCCTGGAAATTTTCGGGAGATGGCTCGGTAGCGAAGGCTTGGCGATCCACCTGTGGCGATTGCGCGAAGCGGTCGAATTGCGGTAGTAGTTGCGTTTCTAGACCAAAGCGATCGAGGTACGCCATCGTGAGCAGGTGGCTGCTGGGAAAATGGCTGGCTCCCAGTTCACCGTATAGCCCGGCGGTTAAACCCTCCCGCATAGTATAGATTCGCCCACCGACCCGATGCTGTGCCTCCAAAAGCGTAACCGTATGTCCTGCCCGCTTTAGCAAATCCGCAGCCACCAAACCTGCTATGCCTGCGCCGATAATGAGAATCTTCTTGGGATAGGTTGTGGGAGGCAATCCATTTTTGATTAGGTTTAATCGCTCAGCGTAATTCATCACGATTAGACAGTGACCTCAAGGTGACGGGTAGGAAGAAAAGACCAGTGATTCGTTCAATTCGTTCAGCTTGGATGGCTCATCGTCAGAGATGCGGCAGAGGGTCCACCAAAGCTTTCTGCCTGGTAGTTCTGCATGGGAAAATCCATTGCCTCCAGCATGGCTCGGATGCTCTGCATAAAGGCATTTGATCCGCAAACATAAACCGATCGATCCATGAGATCGGGCGCAACCAGGCGCAGCAGCGAGGCAGAAACTCGTCCGGTTAATCCCGTCCAGGGACTTTTAGCGACTGGCTGGGTCACGGTCAAGGCAAGCTGAAAATTCAGCATCTGGGCAGCCATTGCTTCCAGTTCGGTGCGGAAAATGATGTCCTTCGACGTGCGGGCGCTGTGTAAAAAGACAACATCACAATCGGCTTGTCTGTCCTGCAACCAGCGAGACATCGACATCATCGGCGTAATGCCGCTCCCCGCCGAAATCAGCAGCATTTTTGCAGGTACCTTGGGTAAACAGGTAAAGTGCCCCATTGCGCCCCCCACTAGCCTGACGCGATCGCCCGGTTGCAGATAATCGTGCAGCCAATTGGAAACTAAGCCGATCGGTGCATCGGGTCTATCTGAAGGAGCCGGACATCGCTTTACTGTGATAGCAAGACCTGAACGAGAAGGCGATGACGAAAGGGTATAGGGACGAATCACCGATTGACCGTTGATCTCAACCTGCAAATTCACAAACTGTCCGGGCTGATACTCAAACGCAAAGGGCGATTCAGGCGCGAGACAGAAGGTTTTTACGTCTGCCGTTTCTTCGATAATTTCCGTGCAGCGGCAGATTCTTTCCTCAGTTGGTGATCGTTCTAGTGGATGATTTTGGAAATGGTTTTGCGAGTAGCTCTGCGAATAGTTCTGCAAATACGCCTGCGAATAATCCTGCTCAGGCGAACTGGAAAGCGATCGCTCTGAAGTTGTGGAAGGCACCGAGAATGCCTTGAAGTACAGCAGCGTTCTGCCAACCTGAAGCAAATCTCCTTCACAGAGCTGTCTTGGATTGCCGACGGGAACAGGCTCTCCGTTAATTAATGATTCTGTCTTGCCACCCAAATCGACAAAGTGGTACAGTCCTTTATAGTAAAAGATTCGCCCGTACAAACAGTCAACGTCGGAATCAGGTAATACCAGATCGCAGTTTGCATTATTTCCAACTAACCAGCCTGTCTGCCCTGCGTAGGACGGTACCAGATCCAGGTCTTGAACATCTCGCTGCTTGCAGTCAATCAATCTGAGTTTCAGCATGGTAGAACCTCGCGGCTCAGGGTGTGAGTGATGGGGTGAGGGAATAGGATGTGGATCGGAGGATTTGGATCAGTAAGGTTTGGATTAGAGGGTTTGGATCAGAGAGTTTAGATCAGGATCTGGAGATTTTTTTGGCGATCGTCACCGCATCCTGAACATGCCCCGCACTTTGGGGAGTTTGGGGAGGCACCAGGGCTTCGGGTTGTCTGGCAGCGATCGCATCCAGGGCAGCATCGTGGTCGGCGGCATCAAGCTGGAGATCCTGACGCAGTTTTTGCAGCCGCTCGAAACAGTTAGAAATATCTACTGTCTTCTGGTTCAGGGATTCTAGCAATATCTCTGTGTATGCCTCCTGCCTGGAGCGCTTTGTGAAACCGGGCAGCACCTTGACTAGCGTGTACACCTCATCCACATTCAGTTCATCCAGCGTCCGACCTTCCAGCAGCGACGGATCGATGACCAGGCGCTTCAGCTGCATCCGCAAACTGTTTGCCATGCTTTCCCGCTCGTACTGGGCACGGGTGCGGCGAATCGTTCGATAGACCCACATTGAGCCAACCAGCACAATCAGCGCATTAAAGCCCAGCAGAGGCCAATAGGGTAATCGATTCAGGGAAGGGCGAGCACCATAGGAAAAGAACGTCCAGAAGGATGTAATTGTGAACAGGGTATAGGCAACATGGCGTGCCTGCTCTGCGGAAATTGGCTTACCGTTCCAGCTCAAGCGGCGGCAGAGTTTTTCAACAATTAAGCCCAGGGTGTAGGTAATAGCAACGAGAACAAAGTAGGTGATAAAGACAGCGATCGCTTTGGGAATCGCAATTTCCTGCCCATAGATGTAGAAGCCGATGTCCAGCGCTTTTGCTGCTTGATCCTCTTCGTGCGTCCAGGCTCCGGTGAAGTAGTAGTCCCAGTTGCCCGAATAGAGGAAGTAGTAGAGGTAAAACGCAATCACCATGCCGAGGTAGCCGTACTGCACGAGTCGCCGACCGGGTTTGTAGAGTTCTTCCCAGTAGGTTTTTTCGGCGTCAATATCAATGCAGGGCGATTTACAGGCGACACAGGCGCTCTGCTCCTCTCCGGTTTTGGGGTCAACCATTCGGCACATCGATTGGCTAACGCCAGCTTTGGCATGTTTGTAGTTTTCGCTGCCCAAAAGCGATCGCGGTCCCGTATAGACAGACTGCACAATTGCCATCGGACAAAAATACTGACACCAGCTTTTGCCTGCGTACAGGAAGCCCACCAGAATGGCACACAGGATTGTAAAAATCAGGAAGCTGCCCAGGAAAAAGCGATCGGAATTGACATACAGAATCCGTAAGCCCAGCCCCAGAACAAATAGCCCGAACTGAAAATACAGATGATTCCGTCCCAGCCAGGAGTTCTCACCAATCACGACGAGTTCCCGGCGCGGCTGTCCTGTCACCGGATCGACCACCAGACGCTTGCGCTGAATTCCCAAGGCACGCGGAATTTGAGACAGGAAGGAGAGCGGGCAAATCCGCCGCCAGAACTCATGCCCAAATACCAGCAGAATAAAAATTCCAGCCGGAACAATCATTGCCCACCAGATAATGGCACTCATCGGGAAGGGCTTTTCCGCCATGCAAGCTTCTCGAATCTTGACGCATCGATCGGGATTTAGATAAACCGACGGATCAAGCCGGAAGGGGCTACCGATCGCCTCTGGAGAGGTAAACATCGGTGTAATCGGATCATAGAAGAACGACACAATAAGTAAAAACCAGCCAAGGGTCAGTATCCAGCGAACCCTGTGCATTGTTTTTTCTGGAACTTGATTGAGCATACAGCTGTCTTTGAGGGTAAGGTGTGAGAAAAGAAAAACGACCAGGAATTATTAAACCTGTCACCCGGATTACTTCTGCATCATGATCTCTGGTCTGGCGATCGCCGTGCTATCAGGCATCACTGCGGCAGCGGGAGGAGAAGCAATCGCAGCAGCAGACACGAAAGCAGGAGAAGTCATGGCAGCAGCCAGAGGAGAGCGTCGGGCAGGAACTAACGTGCCATTAAGCAGTGTCACGGGCTGATAGGCAGATTGAGTGACCTTAGATGCAATGAGCGTTTTGGAAGGAGGCGTGAGAACCTCCTCAATGTCAAGGTTTGAGCGATCGGAGGTGGGTGGGGGCAGCGGGGGCACGGAAGAGGAAACTGAGGCAGCCGGAACAGCAGGCGGTGAGGGCAGGGGGGCTGCGCTGAGCGAGGTAGAATTCATCTGGGATGCAATTTTGAGAAGCTCTGGTTCTGGCTCCAGCACCTTGATCATGGCGAGCTGCAAGAGTTCTTGAACGCGCAAACTCTGGAAGAGCGACTTTCCTTGCAATGCTTCGAGCTGCTCAATGACCTGCTGCCAGTTCCCTGTTTTACTAGCTGCGATCGCCTGCTGCATTCGGACGGCATCCTGCTGCCACTTTTGCTTGAATTGAACCACCTGCGGATACTGAGAACTGGTGGCTGGAATCGCTTCAAGCAATTTGAGCGCAGCGGAAATTTCTGCCTGCTGATAGCGGCTGGATGCTTCGTGCAGCGCTTCCTGAGACCAGGTTTCCTGCATCTCATACGCCATATCGAAGTAGCGGCTGTTCTTCGGAATAGAATTCATCAGGACGATCGCCTCAGCCAATCGGTTTTGCCCTGCCAGCGTCTGTGCCTGTTCAATGAGCTGCTGGTATTCCCGCTCAATATTGCCAGGCAGGCGAGAATTGGTTTGACTCCATTGCAGCTTAAACTGTTCGGGTAGACGCTCCATCAGGGAGAGAATGCCGCTGGAGGAGCATTTGGGGGATACGGTTGCTCGGTCAGCCGCTGCACTCGCGGGTTCCGGTTCAGGTTCCTTGGAGCAATTGCTAGAGGGTAACTGAACATTAAAAGCAGGAAGCCATTGCGCGATAACGACCGTAGAGCAAGCGATCGCCCCACATTCCAGGATGCGATGATTCATCGTTGAAACGTCCCTAATGGTAAATTGGCTGGTGAAATGTCAGCAGATTAGAACCTGCATCGCCTCCTCAAACCCGGATATTCAAGGAACTTTGAGTAATTCAGAAGCCTAGGGGATCAGAGCATAGGAGGCGATGAAAATGCTGTATCCTGCTGATTATTCTGGTAGTCATTCGATGATTTGCTTAATCATTCGCTTGATCAATCGCCTGATCATTTGCTTGATGATTTGCTTAATCATTCGCCTGATTATTCGCCTGATCGTTCATCTGATCATTTGCTTAACCCGAATAATTCAGCGAAGTCTAGCATTCTTGGCTAGGAGAAGGATTTGCGCCGGAGTAAGTCAGTCTTAGTCCAGAGGATTGCCGCAAATGCTTTACCCTGACTTAGCCCAAAGCGAAA from Leptolyngbya ohadii IS1 includes the following:
- a CDS encoding FAD-dependent oxidoreductase, which encodes MNYAERLNLIKNGLPPTTYPKKILIIGAGIAGLVAADLLKRAGHTVTLLEAQHRVGGRIYTMREGLTAGLYGELGASHFPSSHLLTMAYLDRFGLETQLLPQFDRFAQSPQVDRQAFATEPSPENFQAEKPLLEDLLKATLNPFYELIQEQQEAAWEDITTHYDRFSVRDYLRHARWSAEDIDRLAALNGIEFYLDASFISFLRDQSIATQADMLYLPGGADALPNAFLPDLRGNIRFGASVVAIKNTVEDVSVVYNTLAGQFQETADYLILAVPFSALEQIEVTPPFSTRKRTAIEDCSYDSSVQLLLQYRDEFGEGIKNDRLISDFPFHNIQFLPQGQETGRRLLLLSRTWNSPNPVAEISKEFWLQQGIATLAALYPSSDRSLEAILYHRWDAADARGGRALPKPGSQSSHSPKVMPEGRVYFAGDYCSQLDQRWIQGAIEFALEAAKGIHEVRSANDLPSSVFPFTLSHYPPFPRGNAYRAEMYPAFQEALQAHFPGALPITDYMSKTYQCLSQYGFCDENTMAMVSSCRDEIADTLFVEVMRHWGKTFNCCSLAGFIMMGKTGLAAAVDHTPITNGTRRFIFYAMPHIAISEEGELGKIHRSGIEKISRACGALDTIVKELEFSSPKLEMDMQDIEQTIIRQKVLSTINYGDKPDLVEITKLAAQIIFNDVDQLLNTLDQSVFKYAVMTGIQIHGPMDTHWIYPQAFYVAGSDVQEGKEAIVLF
- a CDS encoding FAD-binding oxidoreductase, whose product is MLKLRLIDCKQRDVQDLDLVPSYAGQTGWLVGNNANCDLVLPDSDVDCLYGRIFYYKGLYHFVDLGGKTESLINGEPVPVGNPRQLCEGDLLQVGRTLLYFKAFSVPSTTSERSLSSSPEQDYSQAYLQNYSQSYSQNHFQNHPLERSPTEERICRCTEIIEETADVKTFCLAPESPFAFEYQPGQFVNLQVEINGQSVIRPYTLSSSPSRSGLAITVKRCPAPSDRPDAPIGLVSNWLHDYLQPGDRVRLVGGAMGHFTCLPKVPAKMLLISAGSGITPMMSMSRWLQDRQADCDVVFLHSARTSKDIIFRTELEAMAAQMLNFQLALTVTQPVAKSPWTGLTGRVSASLLRLVAPDLMDRSVYVCGSNAFMQSIRAMLEAMDFPMQNYQAESFGGPSAASLTMSHPS